One Pseudomonas tolaasii NCPPB 2192 genomic window carries:
- a CDS encoding cytochrome c oxidase assembly protein yields MAESVPIRRLVTRLLILVVAMFAFGFALVPIYDVMCKAFGINGKTAGQYEGEQIVDPTRQVRVQFLSTNAIDMVWEFHSKADEVVVNPGAVTEMLFVAYNPTDKAMTAQAVPSISPAEAAMYFHKTECFCFTQQVLQPGQRIEMPVRFIVDRDMPKDVKHLTLAYTLFDITSRQPPVAVQTGG; encoded by the coding sequence ATGGCTGAATCCGTGCCGATCAGGCGGCTGGTTACCCGCCTGCTGATCCTGGTGGTGGCCATGTTCGCCTTCGGCTTCGCCCTGGTGCCCATCTACGACGTGATGTGCAAAGCGTTCGGTATCAACGGCAAGACCGCCGGGCAGTACGAGGGTGAGCAAATCGTCGATCCGACCCGCCAGGTGCGCGTGCAGTTTCTGTCCACCAATGCCATCGACATGGTCTGGGAATTCCACTCCAAGGCGGACGAGGTGGTGGTCAACCCCGGCGCGGTCACCGAGATGCTGTTCGTGGCTTACAACCCCACCGACAAAGCCATGACGGCCCAGGCTGTGCCGAGCATTTCGCCGGCCGAAGCGGCGATGTATTTCCACAAGACCGAGTGTTTTTGCTTCACCCAGCAAGTGCTGCAGCCAGGTCAGCGCATCGAAATGCCCGTGCGCTTCATTGTCGATCGTGACATGCCCAAGGATGTGAAGCATTTGACCCTGGCGTACACGCTGTTCGATATCACTTCGCGCCAACCGCCGGTGGCTGTCCAAACCGGGGGCTAG
- a CDS encoding cytochrome c oxidase subunit 3, with protein sequence MSSHDTYYVPAQSKWPIIATFGMLITVYGLAVWFNDLKAARPESHGPWIFFIGGLLLAYMLFGWFGAVIKESRAGLYSPQMDRSFRWGMTWFIFSEVMFFIAFFGALFYVRHMSGPWLGGEGHKGIAHMLWPNFEFTWPLLNNPDPKLYPAPEGTISPWGLPLINTILLVSSSVTITFAHHALRKGHRGALKIWLAITVLLGWAFLGFQAEEYIHAYKELGLTLGSGVYGATFFMLTGFHGAHVTIGTIILFVMLMRILKGHFNAEHQFGFEAASWYWHFVDVVWIGLFFFVYVL encoded by the coding sequence ATGTCGTCTCATGATACGTACTACGTACCAGCGCAAAGCAAATGGCCAATAATTGCGACGTTTGGCATGTTGATCACGGTGTACGGCCTGGCCGTGTGGTTCAACGACCTGAAAGCGGCGCGCCCGGAATCCCACGGGCCGTGGATTTTTTTCATCGGCGGTCTGTTATTGGCCTACATGCTGTTCGGCTGGTTCGGCGCGGTGATCAAGGAAAGTCGCGCGGGTTTGTACAGCCCGCAGATGGACCGCTCGTTCCGCTGGGGCATGACCTGGTTCATTTTTTCCGAGGTGATGTTCTTCATCGCGTTCTTCGGTGCACTGTTTTATGTGCGGCACATGTCCGGCCCGTGGCTGGGTGGCGAAGGCCATAAAGGCATCGCCCATATGCTGTGGCCGAATTTCGAATTTACCTGGCCGTTGCTGAATAACCCCGACCCAAAACTCTATCCCGCGCCGGAAGGCACCATCAGCCCGTGGGGCTTGCCGCTGATCAACACGATTTTGCTGGTCAGCTCCAGCGTGACCATCACCTTCGCTCACCACGCATTACGCAAAGGCCATCGCGGTGCGCTGAAAATCTGGCTGGCGATTACCGTGCTGCTGGGCTGGGCGTTTCTGGGCTTCCAGGCCGAGGAATACATCCACGCCTACAAAGAACTGGGGCTGACCCTTGGTTCCGGCGTGTATGGCGCGACGTTCTTCATGCTCACGGGGTTTCACGGCGCCCACGTGACCATCGGCACGATCATTCTGTTTGTGATGCTGATGCGCATCCTTAAAGGGCATTTCAATGCCGAGCACCAGTTCGGCTTCGAGGCGGCCAGTTGGTATTGGCACTTTGTGGATGTGGTGTGGATCGGTCTGTTTTTTTTCGTTTACGTGTTGTGA
- a CDS encoding SURF1 family protein — protein sequence MKTSIASAMKRFRPGIAPTLVVMLLLPLMVGLGFWQLSRGHEKQRLVDSYAERRVAQPISSAQLNDMTDPAFRRVHLRGQFDGEHSVLLDNRMRDGKAGVELLQPFHDQASGQWLLLNRGWLPWPDRRTPPVFTTPDQPVNLDAWVYVAPGETFQLHADPTSAQWPRLLTALHPAALWAELGRSGFAYELRAEAGPGTYDTAWAVVAMGPEKHVGYAVQWFAMSLALLALYLYLGLHNKKETHHGRGHESTQHV from the coding sequence ATGAAAACAAGTATAGCCAGCGCCATGAAACGCTTTCGCCCAGGTATCGCACCGACACTGGTGGTGATGCTGCTGCTGCCGTTGATGGTGGGTCTGGGCTTCTGGCAACTGTCGCGCGGCCATGAGAAACAGCGGCTGGTGGACAGCTATGCCGAGCGCCGCGTAGCGCAACCCATCAGCAGTGCACAGCTCAACGACATGACGGACCCGGCTTTTCGCCGCGTTCATCTGCGCGGCCAATTCGACGGCGAACACAGCGTATTGCTCGACAACCGCATGCGTGACGGCAAAGCCGGCGTAGAGCTGTTGCAACCCTTCCACGATCAGGCCAGCGGCCAGTGGCTGTTGCTCAACCGCGGCTGGTTGCCCTGGCCTGACCGGCGCACGCCACCGGTCTTCACCACACCCGATCAGCCTGTGAACCTCGACGCCTGGGTCTACGTAGCCCCCGGCGAAACCTTCCAGCTGCACGCCGACCCGACGAGCGCCCAATGGCCGCGCCTGCTCACCGCCCTGCACCCCGCCGCACTGTGGGCAGAGCTGGGCCGCAGCGGTTTCGCCTACGAGCTGCGTGCCGAAGCCGGCCCCGGCACGTATGACACCGCATGGGCGGTGGTCGCCATGGGGCCGGAAAAACACGTGGGGTACGCCGTGCAGTGGTTCGCCATGTCGCTGGCGCTGCTCGCGCTTTACCTCTACCTCGGACTGCATAACAAAAAGGAGACGCACCATGGGCGCGGCCACGAATCCACTCAACATGTCTGA
- a CDS encoding twin transmembrane helix small protein: MLKAAIALMLIATVVSLFSGLFFLVKDEGNSNRLVTALTVRVVLAAITVGLIAWGFFSGQLVSHAPW; encoded by the coding sequence ATGCTCAAAGCAGCCATTGCCCTGATGCTGATCGCGACTGTCGTGAGCCTGTTCAGTGGCTTGTTCTTTCTGGTCAAGGACGAGGGCAACTCCAACCGCCTCGTCACCGCCCTGACCGTGCGTGTGGTGCTGGCCGCAATCACCGTCGGGTTGATCGCCTGGGGCTTTTTCAGCGGCCAACTGGTGTCGCATGCGCCGTGGTAG